The nucleotide sequence AATAAATCGGATTTTCTCTTAAATCTTCTGTTAAAACATCAGGTGGGTAAATCTCATTGTTTTCGTGCAAATAAACCACTCCCGATGGTCCATAATTACCTTCCTCCGGAGTACGTTCTTGCAAACCGCCCGGTATTGCTGCCGGATAATTGGTCACAACGTCTTCCCAACGCATCCAAACAAAATTCAAATCATATCCAATAAAACCCATATTAAATGGTTCGTTTTCAGGTGCGGGTTCATAAATGAACTTAGAAACCATAGCGTCTAACAAGCCGTTGAGCTCGTTTACTCCGTTTTTAATATCGATCATTTCCAGTTCTACTGTACCGCAGCGATGCAAACCGTGCGTGTGCAGCCAATATGTTTTTTCGCCATCAATTTCATCATACACACCGTGAATGGTGTAAATATAATGGGGCGAAGGCGGTGTGATTAGTTTCGAGGCAACTTTTGCCCATTGTCCTGAAAGCAAACGAGCAGGCATGAAATCGACCAAAACAGTAGGGTTCGGCACCAAAGCAGTAAGCACTTTTAGTTGCAGATGAAAACTTTCTAAAATATGTGTAGAAAAATACATAGAAGATTCCAAATAAAACGATTCGTTTTTTGCTAGTTCCCAATCATTTGGGTCGATGTGGTTGATACGTGCGTAATTGTCTAAGTTTAGCACGCTGCTTTCTACCACATATAAATGCACCTCATACGCATTGTTTTTATACACAATGTTTAGTGCAAATTGTTTTTTTAAGGCAGGATTATCGCTTTCCACCGTTTCTTCTTCAAACGAAACCACCTCAAAATCTTTAGTATTTTTTAGTTGATTGTGAAGGTATTCAAAGC is from Paenimyroides aestuarii and encodes:
- a CDS encoding DUF4026 domain-containing protein, which encodes MSLYDQIATEGLRLPSEMGIFGRNNQNTLSFEYLHNQLKNTKDFEVVSFEEETVESDNPALKKQFALNIVYKNNAYEVHLYVVESSVLNLDNYARINHIDPNDWELAKNESFYLESSMYFSTHILESFHLQLKVLTALVPNPTVLVDFMPARLLSGQWAKVASKLITPPSPHYIYTIHGVYDEIDGEKTYWLHTHGLHRCGTVELEMIDIKNGVNELNGLLDAMVSKFIYEPAPENEPFNMGFIGYDLNFVWMRWEDVVTNYPAAIPGGLQERTPEEGNYGPSGVVYLHENNEIYPPDVLTEDLRENPIYFIKNEETERMSALAYEQYHSFKKAFQQQFGQENWRFLMKLGLPIDEGDGNEHLWFDVTAIDEDDTLQVTLLNQPYQIEKYNQNDVLTLPLKHLTDWVIYAPEKSFTPDSIYELFA